A single genomic interval of Anopheles marshallii chromosome 2, idAnoMarsDA_429_01, whole genome shotgun sequence harbors:
- the LOC128710412 gene encoding probable small nuclear ribonucleoprotein E: protein MSFKGSKVQKVMVQPINLIFRYLQNRSRVQVWLYENTHLRIEGHIVGFDEYMNLVLDEAEEFNIKKQTRRQLGRIMLKGDNITLIQNVQN from the exons ATGTCGTTCAAAGGCTCCAAAGTGCAAAAGGTGATGGTTCAACCCATCAACCTTATCTTCCGTTACCTACAGAATCGATCCCGTGTGCAAGTGTGGCTGTACGAAAACACGCATCTACGAATAGAAGGACACATTG TCGGTTTCGATGAATACATGAATCTGGTGCTGGACGAGGCAGAAGAATTTAATATAAAGAAACAGACCCGGCGTCAACTTGGGCGTATCATGCTGAAAGGAGACAACATAACACTCATCCAGAACGTGCAAAATTAG